One Camelina sativa cultivar DH55 chromosome 3, Cs, whole genome shotgun sequence genomic window carries:
- the LOC104778191 gene encoding auxin-responsive protein SAUR71-like: MKQLIRRLSRVADSTQYSLLRSDQSQRGRIKKEKNKSWVPEGHVPVYVGQEMERFVVNAELLNHPVFVALLKRSAQEYGYEQQGVLRIPCHVLVFERILESLRLGLAESHELHDLF, encoded by the coding sequence ATGAAACAGCTAATCCGCCGTTTATCGCGGGTCGCTGACTCAACACAGTATAGTCTCCTCCGGTCTGATCAATCCCAGCGTGGCCGCAtcaagaaggagaaaaacaaatcttGGGTTCCCGAGGGACACGTGCCTGTCTACGTAGGCCAAGAGATGGAGCGGTTCGTGGTGAATGCGGAGCTGCTCAACCACCCCGTGTTCGTAGCGTTGCTGAAGCGGTCGGCTCAAGAGTATGGATACGAGCAGCAAGGAGTGCTTCGAATCCCTTGCCACGTGCTTGTGTTTGAACGTATCTTGGAGTCTCTCCGTCTCGGACTCGCCGAGTCACATGAGCTTCACGATCTCTTTTGA